The following coding sequences lie in one Xiphophorus maculatus strain JP 163 A chromosome 4, X_maculatus-5.0-male, whole genome shotgun sequence genomic window:
- the eif4g2 gene encoding eukaryotic translation initiation factor 4 gamma 2 produces the protein KILCQAAKVESVVAPGGPSRFSVGGGGGGAPQHYPKTVCNGEFLGKTPGPGVQRWIPSRSTRRDANSSSEKGENDATFRKVRGILNKLTPEKFDKLCLELLNVGLDTKIVLKGVVLLIVDKALEEPKYSQLYAQLCLRLAEDAPNFEGPSAESQATQKQNTTFRRLLISKLQDEFENRAKNVDVFDKHDNPLTSEEEEQRAIAKIKMLGNIKFIGELGKLNLIHESILHRCIKTLLEKKKRVQLKDMGEDLECLCQIMKTVGPKIDHSKAKSLIDQYFGRMQSLMNNKDLPARIRFLLQNMVELRENNWAPRKAYVDNGPKTIHQVRQDAVKDLGVFIPPSNDVMRNDFFTDHNSFLPSRRVEREPLGGLADMFGQLPGIGIGTGPGVIQDHYSPTMSRHRASPLFNGHVGNGNASHQPQFEPGSKPFIKPNQGQNSPVFSHKQNHSVQVQSKDVGPRFSKKGKLNADEISLRPAQSFIMNKNQVPKLQPQMILMPQTGSPIGQLGLKSNPPPIQEKPAKSNKKAPPTKEELHKMTDTLMTNYLNGKDIEEAVSTAKEMRAPNYFLSEMLNKMIMFTLERSDEDKENASKLIHALSTEGVISRESLLPAFLRVLDQSHKIEEEIPLVKSYLAQFAARAVIADLVSIDDLAHQLENGTHFPLFLLCLQQMVKLKDKDWLGDLFQQSKVNMQKMLPEIDQNKDRMLEILEGKGLGFLFPLMKLEKELLKQIKVDPSPQSIYKWIKDNISPKLHTDKGFVNILVTSLLQYIAYEINPDDDEEQLAAPSKEQLDEEKQQLLSFKPVLQKFLHDHINLQVSALYALQVHCNTKSFPKGMLLRYFVNLYDMEIVEEEAFLSWKEDVTEEYPGKGKALFQVNQWLTWLETAEEEESEEEDY, from the exons AAAATTCTTTGCCAAGCCGCCAAAGTGGAGAGTGTCGTCGCACCAGGGGGACCTTCTCGTTTCAG tgtagggggaggaggtgggggtGCACCTCAGCACTATCCCAAGACTGTCTGCAACGG cGAGTTCCTGGGGAAAACCCCAGGTCCTGGCGTTCAGAGATGGATTCCTTCACGAAGCACTAGACGAGATGCCAATTCCTCCAGcgagaaaggagaaaatgatGCTACCTTCAGGAAAGTAAGAGG cATACTTAATAAGCTGACCCCTGAAAAGTTTGACAAACTGTGCCTGGAGCTCCTCAATGTGGGTTTGGATACAAAAATTGTCCTAAAAGGAGTTGTCTTGTTG ATTGTTGACAAGGCCCTTGAAGAACCCAAGTACAGCCAGCTTTATGCACAACTATGTCTTCGCCTGGCAGAGGATGCACCAAACTTTGAAGGCCCATCAGCAGAAAGTCAAGCAACTCAAAAGCAAAATACT ACCTTTAGAAGGCTTCTGATCTCTAAACTTCAAGATGAATTTGAAAACCGTGCCAAGAATGTTGATG TCTTTGACAAACATGACAACCCGCTCACCTctgaagaggaggagcagcgtGCTATTGCAAAGATCAAGATGCTGGGTAACATCAAATTCATTGGTGAACTTGGCAAACTCAATCTTATCCACGAATCCATTCTTCACAGATGTATTAAAACA cttttggagaagaagaagagagtcCAACTTAAGGATATGGGTGAAGATTTGGAATGCCTCTGTCAAATAATGAAAACTGTGGGACCTAAAATTGATCATTCAAAGGCTAAG TCCCTGATTGATCAGTACTTTGGACGCATGCAATCCTTAATGAACAACAAGGATTTGCCAGCAAGGATTCGCTTCCTGTTGCAGAACATGGTGGAGCTGCGAGAAAACAACTGGGCTCCTCGCAAAGCTTATGTGGACAACGGGCCAAAAACCATTCACCAAGTTCGCCAGGACGCTGTAAAG GATTTGGGTGTGTTCATTCCACCATCCAATGATGTGATGAGGAATGACTTCTTCACAGACCATAACTCCTTCCTGCCATCAAGGAGAGTTGAAAGAGAGCCTCTCGGTGGGCTCGCTGACATGTTTGGACAACTGCCTG GGATTGGCATTGGAACTGGTCCAGGAGTGATTCAAGACCACTACTCCCCCACCATGAGTCGTCATCGTGCAAGCCCACTGTTCAATGGCCATGTGGGAAATGGCAACGCTTCACACCAGCCTCAGTTTGAACCAGGAAGCAAGCCATTCATAAAGCCAAATCAG gggcagaattCACCAGTTTTCAGCCATAAACAGAATCACTCAGTACAAGTACAGTCGAAGGATGTGGGTCCAAGGTTCAGCAAGAAAGGAAAACTCAATGCTGATGAG ATCAGTCTGAGGCCGGCTCAGTCCTTCATCATGAATAAAAACCAAGTGCCAAAACTGCAGCCACAGATGATTTTGATGCCTCAAACTGGTTCTCCAATCGGACAG cttggCCTCAAAAGTAATCCTCCTCCAATCCAGGAAAAGCCAGCAAAGTCCAACAAAAAGGCTCCACCAACTAAGGAAGAGTTGCACAAAATGACA GATACACTTATGACAAACTATCTGAATGGGAAAGACATCGAGGAGGCTGTAAGCACTGCAAAGGAAATGAGGGCGCCCAATTACTTCTTATCTGAGATGCTGAACAAGATGATCATGTTCACACTCGAGCGGTCTGACGAAGACAAGGAAAATGCGAGCAAACTGATCCATGCTCTCTCCACAGAGGGAGTCATCAGCCGTGAAAGCCTTCTGCCT GCCTTCTTGCGTGTTCTGGACCAGAGCCATAAGATCGAGGAAGAAATCCCTCTGGTGAAATCCTACCTGGCCCAGTTTGCTGCTCGAGCTGTAATCGCCGATCTGGTCAGCATTGACGACTTGGCTCATCAGCTGGAGAATGGTACCCATTTCCCCCTCTTCCTGCTGTGCCTGCAGCAGATGGTCAAACTGAAGGACAAAGACTGGCTGGGCGACCTGTTCCAACAGAGCAAGGTCAACATGCAGAAGATGCTACCTG aaattgACCAGAACAAGGATAGGATGTTGGAGATTTTAGAGGGCAAAGGTCTTGGCTTTCTGTTCCCACTGATGAAACTGGAGAAGGAGCTGCTGAAGCAGATTAAAGTGGATCCGTCACCACAGTCCATCTACAAGTGGATCAAAGACAACATCTCACCCAAACTTCACACCGATAAGGGCTTTGTCAACATCCTTGTGACCAG TCTTCTGCAGTACATTGCTTATGAGATCAACCCAGACGACGATGAGGAGCAGCTCGCAGCACCCAGCAAGGAGCAGCTGGATGAGGAGAAGCAACAGCTGCTCTCCTTCAAGCCAGTCCTGCAGAAGTTCCTCCATGATCACATTAACCTGCAAGTCAGTGCGCTGTATGCCCTGCAGGTCCACTGTAACACAAAGAGTTTCCCCAAAG GCATGTTGCTGCGCTACTTCGTGAACCTTTACGACATGGAAATAGTCGAAGAAGAAGCCTTCCTCTCATGGAAAGAAGATGTCACAGAGGAGTATCCTGGAAAGGGGAAAGCTTTATTTCAG GTGAACCAATGGCTGACCTGGCTGGAGACAGCTGAGGAGGAAGAGTCAGAGGAGGAAGATTACTGA